The Rhodocytophaga rosea genome has a segment encoding these proteins:
- a CDS encoding fructosamine kinase family protein has product MSINDMHLEQIQFFETILFESVGQEVHVSGYQFMGGGNINNAVSLDTDQGYFFVKWNESGQTDAFSCEASGLELLRRANEIPIPEVIGFGQNYQKAYLILEYIHSSRPQYNYWERFGHSLARLHTHTNHSFGLSHNNYIGSLQQINTPAEKWVEFFVEKRLKIQAGLALYNGELPKALFNKFEDLYKELPHMLPAAVPSLLHGDLWSGNVMVGPTGEVMLIDPAVYYGNREAELAFTKLFGGFPDNFYGAYNEISPLEPDFDERAAIYNLYPLLVHVNLFGSGYLSGIEKVLKRF; this is encoded by the coding sequence GTAGGACAAGAAGTGCACGTATCAGGCTACCAGTTTATGGGGGGTGGCAACATCAACAATGCGGTAAGTCTGGATACAGATCAAGGCTATTTTTTTGTAAAATGGAATGAAAGTGGGCAAACTGATGCTTTTTCCTGTGAAGCCAGTGGCCTGGAATTATTGAGGAGAGCTAATGAGATACCTATTCCGGAAGTAATAGGCTTTGGTCAAAACTACCAGAAAGCATATCTGATTTTAGAATACATACATTCTTCCCGTCCACAGTATAACTATTGGGAACGTTTTGGTCATTCGCTCGCCAGATTACATACGCACACCAATCATTCATTTGGCTTATCACACAACAATTATATAGGTTCATTACAACAAATAAATACCCCGGCTGAAAAATGGGTGGAGTTTTTTGTGGAAAAAAGATTAAAAATACAAGCTGGCCTAGCACTATATAATGGTGAATTACCCAAAGCCTTATTCAATAAATTTGAGGATTTATACAAAGAACTTCCCCATATGCTGCCAGCTGCTGTTCCTTCATTGTTGCATGGCGACCTATGGAGTGGCAATGTAATGGTGGGTCCTACCGGAGAGGTAATGCTGATTGATCCGGCCGTATATTACGGTAACCGGGAGGCAGAACTGGCATTTACAAAGTTATTTGGCGGCTTTCCTGATAATTTTTATGGAGCCTATAACGAAATCTCTCCTTTGGAACCTGATTTTGATGAAAGAGCAGCCATTTATAATTTATATCCTTTACTGGTACATGTAAATCTGTTTGGATCAGGTTATTTAAGCGGTATTGAGAAAGTGCTGAAACGGTTTTAA
- a CDS encoding aspartate kinase: MLVFKFGGASVKDAPSVRNACQIIQQYSGKQPLLVVISAMGKTTNALEELLHVYLSKGAHQSVLEGLQQYHLQIIEALFEDQADEVHKVIKNLFTELQSNLLSAHQLPFDRAYDAVISYGELLSSTIVAQYLRKINIPSIWQDARTFIKTNDTWREGRIQWELTTQIIQQRMFPLLNQLVVITQGFIGSTTDGWTTTLGREGSDFTAAIFGAALQAESVTIWKDVPGILNADPKRNPSAQLFTRLSYEEAAEMTYYGATVIHPKTIKPLANKGIPLFVRSFIEPQQPGTCISTAASDKKIPVVIFKPNQVLVSCSVKDFTFITEENVCSILHAFSSLNMKINLMQNTAISLSIGTNADHEKTEQLKLMLEDRFSVTVQESLELVSVLNYTADNVEKVSRDKKIIQEQKTLSSYQLLTEV, translated from the coding sequence ATGCTTGTATTTAAATTTGGCGGTGCTTCTGTAAAAGATGCGCCTTCTGTAAGAAATGCTTGTCAGATTATTCAACAATATAGTGGGAAGCAACCATTGCTGGTCGTTATTTCTGCCATGGGTAAAACCACCAATGCCCTGGAAGAGTTACTACATGTCTATCTATCAAAAGGCGCTCATCAGTCAGTTCTGGAGGGTTTGCAGCAATATCACTTACAAATAATAGAGGCCTTATTTGAAGACCAGGCTGATGAAGTACATAAGGTGATAAAAAATCTGTTTACTGAATTACAAAGTAACTTACTCTCTGCCCACCAGTTGCCTTTTGACCGGGCTTATGATGCTGTTATCAGTTATGGAGAATTGCTTTCTTCCACCATTGTAGCGCAGTATCTGAGAAAAATAAATATTCCCAGTATATGGCAGGATGCCCGTACCTTTATTAAGACCAATGATACCTGGCGGGAAGGCAGAATACAATGGGAACTCACTACACAAATCATTCAGCAGCGGATGTTTCCTTTACTTAATCAGCTGGTAGTCATTACGCAAGGCTTTATTGGCAGTACAACAGATGGATGGACCACAACTCTTGGAAGAGAAGGCTCAGATTTTACAGCTGCCATTTTTGGTGCTGCTCTACAAGCTGAATCAGTAACTATATGGAAAGATGTGCCCGGAATCCTGAATGCTGATCCGAAACGAAATCCCTCTGCTCAGTTGTTTACCAGACTTTCGTATGAGGAAGCGGCAGAAATGACCTATTATGGCGCTACCGTTATTCACCCTAAAACCATCAAGCCCCTGGCTAATAAAGGTATCCCCTTATTTGTACGCTCTTTTATTGAACCCCAGCAGCCCGGCACTTGCATCAGCACAGCGGCTTCAGATAAAAAAATACCTGTTGTTATTTTTAAGCCTAATCAAGTACTGGTAAGTTGTAGTGTAAAGGATTTTACTTTTATTACGGAGGAAAATGTCTGCAGTATCCTGCATGCCTTCAGTAGCCTCAATATGAAAATTAACCTGATGCAGAATACGGCTATTTCGCTCTCTATAGGAACTAACGCAGACCATGAGAAAACTGAGCAGTTGAAATTAATGCTGGAGGATAGGTTTAGCGTTACAGTACAGGAGAGTCTGGAATTAGTAAGTGTGCTTAATTATACGGCTGACAATGTAGAGAAAGTAAGTAGGGATAAGAAAATTATTCAGGAGCAGAAAACCTTAAGCTCTTATCAATTGCTTACCGAAGTATAA
- a CDS encoding galactokinase, translated as MPDHLFATYFNTTHTVYQSSAPGRIDVMGGIADYSGSMVLQMPIREKTTVQLALRDDDKLNIKSLQSNGEVLACSVAYHSLLKNGREVDYAFARKELATTENGRWAGYIIGCFLVVQKEKNIQITGADIFIHTEVPLGKGVSSSAALEVAVLKAIAQAYQIEFGKTELPLLAQKAENLVVGAPCGLMDQLACYLGESGKLLPILCQPDIVYEPLPIPENIFFIGIDSGIRHSVGAASYSQVRTAAFMGYAMIAREVGVMPKELEQAKLNSTRKGLPFDGYVANITPSIFEERFALRLPYKMHGKYFKQHQFIHLDTATEVLDDKFYAILDCTRHPVYENFRVHTFSVLLHYLSVVTNPLHRKQCLQQLGELMYQSHTGYSVCGLGDDHTDELVESVRQHQHQGVYGAKITGGGSGGTVCILCEGEEGLQTARKIHRQYQEKYNKEVTFFEP; from the coding sequence ATGCCAGATCATTTATTTGCTACCTATTTCAATACTACACATACTGTTTATCAATCTTCTGCTCCAGGGCGTATAGATGTAATGGGAGGAATAGCCGATTATTCAGGCTCTATGGTGTTGCAAATGCCTATCCGGGAGAAAACAACTGTACAACTGGCCTTACGGGATGATGATAAGTTGAATATTAAAAGCCTGCAAAGTAATGGAGAGGTATTAGCTTGTTCGGTGGCGTATCATTCGCTATTAAAAAATGGCCGAGAAGTAGATTATGCCTTTGCCAGAAAAGAATTGGCTACAACAGAAAATGGAAGATGGGCTGGTTACATCATAGGCTGTTTTCTGGTGGTGCAGAAAGAAAAAAATATACAGATAACTGGTGCTGATATATTCATACATACTGAGGTACCATTGGGCAAAGGTGTTTCCTCTTCAGCAGCCTTAGAGGTAGCGGTATTAAAAGCAATCGCCCAGGCCTACCAGATTGAATTTGGTAAAACAGAACTCCCGCTATTAGCCCAGAAGGCCGAAAATCTGGTGGTTGGCGCTCCCTGCGGATTAATGGATCAGTTAGCGTGCTACCTGGGTGAATCGGGAAAATTATTGCCTATTCTTTGCCAGCCAGATATAGTGTATGAACCGCTTCCGATTCCAGAAAATATCTTTTTTATTGGTATTGATAGTGGTATCCGTCATTCTGTAGGAGCAGCCTCCTATTCACAAGTGCGTACGGCTGCTTTTATGGGATATGCAATGATTGCCAGAGAAGTAGGTGTAATGCCCAAAGAGCTGGAACAAGCTAAACTGAATTCAACCAGGAAAGGATTACCATTTGATGGGTATGTAGCCAATATAACGCCTTCTATTTTTGAAGAAAGATTTGCACTGCGGTTACCTTATAAAATGCATGGAAAATATTTTAAGCAACATCAGTTTATTCACCTAGATACGGCTACAGAAGTGCTGGACGATAAATTTTATGCCATACTGGATTGTACCCGCCATCCGGTTTACGAAAATTTCAGGGTTCATACCTTTTCTGTATTACTTCACTATTTGTCTGTTGTAACCAATCCTTTGCACAGAAAACAATGTCTGCAACAACTGGGTGAACTCATGTATCAGTCTCATACTGGTTATAGCGTTTGTGGCCTGGGCGATGACCATACCGATGAGCTGGTTGAATCTGTTCGGCAACACCAGCATCAGGGAGTATATGGTGCTAAAATCACTGGTGGTGGGAGCGGGGGAACCGTATGTATACTTTGTGAAGGTGAAGAGGGCTTACAAACTGCCCGTAAAATTCACCGGCAATACCAGGAAAAATATAACAAAGAAGTAACCTTTTTCGAACCTTGA
- the gcvH gene encoding glycine cleavage system protein GcvH translates to MNLPEDLRYTKEHEWIRVEGDIAYVGITDFAQKELGDIVYVEIDTKGQEIQQNEIFGTVEAVKTVSDLFIPITGTVLEVNDLLNSNPELVNTDPYGKGWMIKMSITDTQQLESLLSANTYGAVIGA, encoded by the coding sequence ATGAATTTACCAGAAGACTTAAGGTATACCAAAGAACACGAATGGATCAGGGTAGAAGGCGATATAGCCTATGTAGGCATTACTGATTTTGCCCAGAAAGAGCTGGGAGATATAGTATATGTTGAAATTGATACTAAAGGCCAGGAGATTCAGCAAAATGAGATATTTGGAACTGTAGAAGCCGTAAAAACCGTTTCAGACCTTTTTATTCCTATTACCGGAACTGTGCTGGAAGTAAATGATCTTTTAAATTCTAATCCTGAGCTGGTAAACACTGATCCGTATGGCAAAGGCTGGATGATTAAAATGAGCATTACTGATACACAGCAGCTTGAATCTTTGTTAAGCGCGAATACGTATGGAGCAGTAATTGGCGCTTAA
- a CDS encoding VanZ family protein — MFFRYNVFTFAWALLILMLILMPGKNMPDTNIWSLLTFDKFAHFFVFAILVFLLNIGLAKQHTYIWLRFKAGKMALMSGMAYGILLELIQSFIPDRTFEPRDMLANMIGCFLGSFLFYMVYKFNLPD; from the coding sequence ATGTTTTTCAGATATAACGTATTTACTTTTGCCTGGGCATTACTCATACTAATGCTGATATTAATGCCTGGTAAAAATATGCCGGATACTAATATCTGGAGCCTGCTTACTTTCGATAAATTTGCTCATTTCTTTGTATTTGCCATACTGGTGTTTTTACTTAACATCGGACTTGCCAAACAGCATACCTATATATGGCTGCGGTTTAAAGCAGGTAAAATGGCGCTGATGAGTGGTATGGCCTATGGAATTTTGCTTGAACTTATTCAATCCTTTATTCCTGACCGAACTTTTGAGCCGAGGGACATGTTAGCCAATATGATAGGATGTTTCTTAGGAAGTTTTTTGTTTTACATGGTTTATAAATTTAATCTCCCTGATTAG
- a CDS encoding energy transducer TonB encodes MEVKKYEKVDLARQSGLFMNIGLIVALGLCLLAFEWKSYDDLSQVEYEAQAVETEELIEIPITEMPPPPPPVIQQPEIVEVPDEEEIKEELVNLDTEITPETVVAPPAPPAPAAPVVEEEETNEIFQVVENQPAPVGGYEAFYKYIGKNIKYPDQARRMGVEGKVFVQFVVDKDGSITDVNVLKGIGSGCDEEAIRVVKSAPKWTPGKQRGRPVRVRMSVPIAFKLG; translated from the coding sequence ATGGAAGTTAAAAAGTATGAAAAGGTAGACTTAGCTCGCCAGTCTGGTTTGTTTATGAACATCGGATTGATAGTTGCTTTGGGCCTGTGCTTGCTTGCCTTTGAATGGAAATCCTACGATGATCTTTCACAGGTAGAGTATGAAGCACAAGCGGTAGAAACTGAAGAATTAATAGAGATTCCAATCACTGAGATGCCTCCTCCTCCTCCTCCTGTAATTCAGCAGCCTGAGATCGTAGAGGTACCAGATGAAGAAGAAATAAAAGAAGAACTAGTAAACCTGGATACGGAGATTACTCCTGAAACGGTAGTAGCTCCCCCTGCTCCGCCTGCACCTGCTGCACCAGTAGTAGAAGAAGAAGAAACTAACGAGATCTTCCAGGTGGTAGAAAACCAGCCTGCTCCGGTAGGAGGTTATGAAGCATTCTACAAATACATCGGTAAAAACATCAAATATCCGGATCAGGCCAGAAGAATGGGCGTGGAAGGAAAAGTGTTCGTACAGTTTGTAGTAGATAAAGATGGAAGTATTACGGACGTAAATGTATTAAAAGGTATCGGTTCTGGTTGTGATGAAGAAGCCATTCGGGTAGTAAAATCTGCTCCAAAATGGACACCAGGTAAGCAAAGAGGCCGTCCGGTACGCGTACGTATGTCGGTGCCGATTGCCTTCAAATTGGGATAA
- a CDS encoding energy transducer TonB — MELKKNPESDLSRKKSLFFNIGMIITLALCLVAFEWKTYEKLSDVDISKPSEPEQLEMMPIIENKIPEPPKVVAPEIKEVKEDIKEELINLETETSLEAVVDPPVPPTPIAPVIEDEETTEILLIAETQPAPVGGYEAFYKYIGKNIKYPDQARRLGVEGKVFVQFVVDKDGGITDVQVLKGIGSGCDEESIRVLNNAPKWTPGKQRGRPVRVRMSVPIIFKLG; from the coding sequence ATGGAACTCAAAAAGAACCCCGAATCAGATTTATCCCGCAAAAAAAGCTTGTTTTTTAACATTGGAATGATCATCACGCTTGCTCTATGTTTGGTTGCCTTCGAATGGAAAACATATGAGAAATTATCGGATGTAGATATTTCTAAACCATCAGAGCCAGAGCAATTGGAAATGATGCCTATTATAGAAAATAAGATTCCGGAACCTCCGAAAGTGGTAGCTCCGGAAATAAAAGAGGTTAAGGAAGACATAAAAGAAGAATTAATAAACTTAGAAACAGAAACTTCTTTGGAAGCTGTAGTAGATCCTCCTGTGCCTCCCACTCCAATTGCTCCTGTCATTGAAGATGAAGAAACTACAGAAATATTACTTATTGCTGAAACTCAGCCTGCTCCGGTAGGAGGTTACGAAGCATTCTATAAATACATCGGTAAAAACATCAAATATCCGGATCAGGCCAGAAGATTGGGCGTAGAAGGAAAAGTGTTTGTTCAATTTGTAGTAGATAAAGATGGTGGTATTACCGACGTACAAGTATTAAAAGGCATAGGCAGTGGTTGTGATGAAGAATCTATTCGGGTGCTTAATAATGCTCCAAAATGGACTCCTGGCAAGCAAAGAGGCCGTCCGGTACGGGTTCGGATGTCTGTTCCTATTATATTCAAATTAGGATAA
- a CDS encoding M28 family metallopeptidase encodes MLRYCICFGMLLWPALVQAQDMARIKKNIDTLCSPAMHGRGYVNKGDLVAASFIGEQFRQMGLKSFGTTFLQYFPLDINTFPKKVKLQIDKQTLTPGKDYIVNPVSAKGKGSGKIVYLDTLIFTQEQARQKFLQTDFRKNILVYQSKHQNKLLELPGEYLNKMHEARALIELHPEKLTASLSNKQQSHPAFEMVSKTLPSNASKAKFRLDATLISNYQSQNVIGYISGKTRPDSFIVVSAHYDHLGRMGNKTYFPGANDNASGTSMLLELAHYYSLPENQPEYSMAFIAFGAEEAGLIGSRYYTQHPLFPLAEIKFMINLDLVGTGDDGITVVNSVALPREFNLLTQINQEKGYVSKVNKRANAPNSDHYFFVSKGVKAVFIYTLGGIKAYHDVYDRPETLPLTKYTQLFGLLTDFIRVL; translated from the coding sequence ATGCTTAGATATTGTATATGCTTTGGTATGCTGCTGTGGCCAGCTTTAGTGCAGGCGCAGGATATGGCCCGCATCAAAAAAAACATTGATACCCTTTGTTCGCCTGCCATGCATGGCCGGGGATATGTAAATAAAGGCGATCTGGTGGCAGCCAGTTTTATTGGGGAGCAATTCCGGCAAATGGGGCTTAAATCTTTCGGAACTACTTTTTTACAATATTTCCCATTAGATATTAATACCTTTCCTAAAAAGGTAAAGCTCCAGATAGATAAACAGACACTGACGCCAGGCAAAGATTATATAGTAAATCCGGTTTCTGCCAAAGGAAAAGGCAGTGGAAAAATTGTTTACCTGGATACGCTTATATTTACCCAGGAGCAGGCCAGGCAGAAGTTTCTGCAAACTGATTTCAGGAAAAATATACTTGTTTACCAATCCAAGCACCAAAACAAACTACTCGAATTACCTGGGGAATATCTGAACAAAATGCACGAAGCCAGGGCGCTGATCGAACTACATCCGGAAAAACTGACCGCTAGTTTATCTAACAAACAACAAAGCCATCCGGCATTTGAAATGGTTAGTAAAACTCTGCCTTCCAATGCTTCCAAAGCTAAATTCCGCCTGGATGCCACCTTGATTTCAAATTATCAGTCGCAGAACGTAATCGGGTATATTTCCGGAAAAACCCGGCCTGATTCATTTATTGTTGTGTCTGCTCATTACGATCATCTGGGCCGCATGGGGAACAAAACCTATTTTCCGGGTGCCAATGATAATGCAAGCGGGACCAGTATGTTGCTGGAACTGGCACATTATTATTCCTTACCAGAAAATCAGCCGGAGTATTCTATGGCGTTTATTGCATTTGGTGCCGAAGAAGCCGGACTGATTGGTTCCAGGTATTATACACAGCATCCATTATTTCCTCTTGCCGAGATCAAATTTATGATCAATCTGGACCTGGTAGGCACAGGTGATGATGGGATAACCGTAGTAAATTCGGTAGCCTTACCCCGTGAATTTAACTTGCTTACGCAGATTAACCAGGAGAAAGGATATGTATCGAAAGTAAATAAACGGGCTAATGCTCCCAATTCTGATCATTATTTTTTTGTGAGCAAAGGCGTAAAAGCAGTATTCATTTATACGTTAGGCGGAATCAAAGCCTATCATGACGTATACGACCGTCCGGAAACACTGCCCCTCACAAAGTATACACAGTTATTTGGCCTGCTTACAGATTTTATCCGGGTTTTGTAA
- a CDS encoding SLC13 family permease encodes MEIALVLGLLVVAIILFATEKLSVDIITLILLIILVLSGILVPKEAFEGFSSDFIIILASIFVISGALRETGMLDRIGANLTTITQVKPAALTLVIMGITGSISAFMNNTTVTALLVGPVMGICRKLNISASKILIPMAFASILGGTCTLIGTSTNVAVSGYLIQAKLAPVGMFEILPMGLIMFGTGVLYIWAVGRRFLPDHKDYSLTENYAIREYLSEVVVVKNSPLIGQKIVTSNLSGLDIRILKLIRNKTQYFPHPYLVIEEGDMLLVETKIDQLLKIRETSGIEIKADTLKDITIETADIQLAEVLITNSESELVGLTIKSAGFRQRYGLVVLAIYRHGQTLRDKISSIELHLGDLLLVQGTSNRIQAIRERHDLAIMGEEFTPIKYKEKRGLFTVITFMLAVIIGSLELAPLSICFLMAAVLTVLSKAIPLEKAYTAIDWRLLILIGGMSAFGKAMEKTGASNFLAMHIVDLLSPFGTISILAGFILLTVFLTQPMSNAAAALVVLPIALQTAQQLGANPRSFGIAIMLAASVSLVTPFEPSCILVYGPGKYKFMDFFKTGSVLTLLLIALLVIFVPIFWPF; translated from the coding sequence ATGGAGATTGCTTTGGTTTTAGGATTACTGGTGGTAGCTATTATATTATTTGCCACAGAAAAATTGTCCGTTGATATTATAACCCTGATCCTGTTAATTATACTTGTTCTGTCTGGTATCCTTGTTCCAAAAGAGGCATTTGAAGGATTCAGCAGTGATTTTATCATTATCCTGGCTTCTATCTTTGTCATTAGCGGCGCCTTGCGGGAAACTGGTATGCTAGACCGCATCGGTGCCAATCTTACTACCATTACCCAAGTAAAACCGGCTGCGCTGACATTGGTTATTATGGGTATTACCGGCTCTATTTCTGCTTTTATGAATAATACTACGGTTACTGCGCTGCTGGTAGGGCCAGTTATGGGAATATGCCGGAAATTGAACATCAGCGCATCTAAAATATTAATTCCTATGGCGTTTGCTTCTATTCTGGGTGGTACCTGCACCTTGATTGGTACGTCTACAAACGTAGCGGTAAGTGGATATCTTATACAGGCAAAATTAGCTCCGGTAGGTATGTTTGAGATATTGCCTATGGGGCTGATTATGTTTGGTACCGGGGTTCTTTACATCTGGGCGGTAGGCAGACGTTTTTTACCTGACCATAAAGATTACAGCCTGACAGAAAATTATGCCATCCGGGAATACCTGAGCGAAGTAGTGGTAGTAAAAAACTCTCCCTTGATCGGGCAAAAAATTGTAACCTCTAATTTGAGTGGCTTAGATATCAGAATATTGAAGCTGATCCGAAACAAGACTCAATACTTTCCACATCCTTATCTGGTGATCGAAGAAGGCGATATGCTGCTGGTAGAAACAAAAATTGACCAGTTACTGAAAATACGCGAAACCAGTGGCATTGAAATTAAGGCCGATACCCTGAAAGACATTACCATTGAAACAGCTGATATTCAGCTGGCAGAGGTACTTATCACAAATTCAGAGTCGGAGCTGGTAGGTTTAACTATTAAAAGTGCAGGTTTCCGCCAACGGTATGGCCTGGTAGTACTGGCCATTTACCGGCATGGCCAGACACTACGGGATAAGATCAGTAGTATAGAACTTCATCTGGGAGATTTGTTGCTGGTTCAGGGTACTTCTAACCGGATTCAGGCCATCCGGGAAAGACATGATCTGGCTATTATGGGGGAGGAATTCACCCCTATCAAATACAAGGAAAAAAGAGGCTTGTTTACGGTAATTACTTTTATGCTGGCAGTGATTATTGGTTCTCTGGAATTAGCTCCACTTTCCATATGCTTTTTGATGGCCGCTGTACTAACGGTGCTGAGCAAAGCCATTCCCCTGGAAAAAGCCTATACTGCCATTGACTGGCGGCTTCTCATATTAATCGGAGGCATGAGTGCTTTTGGGAAAGCCATGGAAAAAACCGGCGCTTCAAACTTTCTGGCTATGCACATTGTAGACCTGCTGAGTCCCTTCGGAACGATTTCTATTCTGGCAGGATTTATTTTACTTACTGTATTTCTTACGCAGCCTATGTCTAATGCAGCCGCAGCGCTGGTGGTGTTACCAATTGCCTTGCAAACCGCTCAGCAACTAGGTGCCAATCCAAGATCGTTTGGGATAGCCATTATGCTGGCCGCTTCTGTTTCTCTGGTTACCCCTTTTGAGCCTTCCTGTATCCTGGTATATGGTCCGGGAAAGTATAAGTTTATGGATTTTTTTAAAACCGGTTCTGTACTTACCTTACTCCTGATAGCCTTACTTGTTATTTTTGTACCTATTTTCTGGCCATTTTAA